Below is a window of Virgibacillus sp. NKC19-3 DNA.
GGCATATATAAGGGTGATAAGTTAGAGCATTGGTTGTACCAACATCTGGCTAAAAAAAATATTTATACATTTCATGACCTTCAACCAGGGTATCTTAAAGTGATTGTAAGTGACCTGTCATTAGGTAAATTAGTTGTCATTCCAGATGATCTAAAACGAATTTATAATATCGAACCCAATTACTTCCCAGTTTCAAAAGCTGTGAGAATGAGTGCGGGATTTCCCTATTTCTTTATGCCAAAAAAACTACCCGGGCGTTCAAAAAAGAAAAGTATCATTGTTGACGGAGGACTATTAAGTAATTTTCCACTATGGGTGTTCGAAAATAAAACGAAAAGAAATGATCGTCCAATTTTAGGGGTGAAATTAAGCGAAACGGTCGAAAAGCAAAATCAGCCCAGAAAAATTAAAAATGCTTTTGATATGTTTTTGGCTCTGTTTTCAACAATGAAACAAGCACATGATACCAGGTATATTTCCAAATCGTATAATAATCATATTATTTTTATTCCTGTAGAGGATATTGGAACTACGGACTTTCAAATTACTGAAGAAACGAAGGAAGTGTTAATCGAAACGGGGATGAAGGCTGCAGATCAATTTTTAAAGGGCTGGCCAAAGTAGGAAATCAATTCGGAAACAAGGGTACCAACTTTTCCCCCACGGCTAAGTTGAGCCTTGAGCCTACTCCTCCAACGGAGAAGTCCTTTTTATCGTAATGGAGGAATGTGAAGTTGGGATTGCTGAAGTTCGTCCCGCCCTTCTTAATGTAAAAAGATAACCGGGCTTCCCTAAAAGGAAGCCCGGTCTTTTTTCTTGTGCTTATTTCCGTCAATTACACGTAGGTGTGGTGCACGTTTATTTACTTTTTTCTTTATTTGCGTTTGCTGCCTATTAGCAGTTGTTGTTTGGTGAGTTGCCTTGGGCTGTTTATATTTTGCTTTTGATTGTTTAACAGCTTTTTTGTATTTTTGCATGTCATTCGAAGGGGTTCTTTTTCTGAGAAATACAAAATAGAATACCGCAAAAATTGCTATACCAATCCCGAGCGTAATAAAAATACTAGTGAAGAAATTTACCGTGTTTGTGAATAGTTGTGATACTATTCCTATCACTGCTAAACCGATCAGTGTATAGATCAATATGGACTTGACGGACATTTTATTACGAGGCATCAGAAAGTCCTCCTTTCACGTTTCTCATTTACTATCTGTATACCACGAATGAAGGATTTATATCATGATATTTCCAAAAACATGTAAAAAGATTTGTTATTATTATTTCCTTTTCAACTTAAAGTATTCAACTTAAGTAACATTTTTAATTACTTTTTAACCGACAATCGTTATTACCTTTATTTTACTAGAAAAAATGCATAATAACTAGCCTAGAGTTTTATAAATAAGGTTTATGATAGGTTTTGGGTGAAT
It encodes the following:
- a CDS encoding patatin-like phospholipase family protein, whose product is MKIDGVFSGGGVKAYAFVGALKSIEKNTLQLERVAGTSAGAIVASFVAADYSTDEIDEMLGELDLKDFLDPPWLSKWIPFSKWFFLYFQLGIYKGDKLEHWLYQHLAKKNIYTFHDLQPGYLKVIVSDLSLGKLVVIPDDLKRIYNIEPNYFPVSKAVRMSAGFPYFFMPKKLPGRSKKKSIIVDGGLLSNFPLWVFENKTKRNDRPILGVKLSETVEKQNQPRKIKNAFDMFLALFSTMKQAHDTRYISKSYNNHIIFIPVEDIGTTDFQITEETKEVLIETGMKAADQFLKGWPK
- a CDS encoding SA1362 family protein gives rise to the protein MPRNKMSVKSILIYTLIGLAVIGIVSQLFTNTVNFFTSIFITLGIGIAIFAVFYFVFLRKRTPSNDMQKYKKAVKQSKAKYKQPKATHQTTTANRQQTQIKKKVNKRAPHLRVIDGNKHKKKDRASF